The segment AACATATAATCTTCTTCACCCATTAAATAAAGGGTTGGTATAGGTAATTCTTTCTCTTTGAAATATCTCAATAAGGGATTGGCTTCATTGGTGAGCTTAAACCACTTAATAAACTCCTTTTGACATAATTTTTTGGCTTCGTTGATAAACATCAATCGAGATTCTTTATGCCTTTTCCGTGGCATAATAATCCAAGCAAAAAGTGAATAAAGCCACATGTAAGGAATGAAGCGCTTAACCAAGTGCCCTGAAAATATGAGCAATTTCGAACGAACATTCAAGCGAGTAATAGCACCGCCCAAAATCATGCTTTGGACACGATTAGGATCAATTTCGCCGATTGAGCGGATGATGATGGTTCCTAAAGAAATGCCAATAAAGTGAGCTTTGAAAATACCCGCATCGTTGAGTGTTTCGATAATTTCTTTGGCTATCTCATCGAAAGTGTAATTCGCTTTTGCGGAAGTACCAAAAGCTAGATGACTTGAGCGGCCGTGTCCTCGAAGATCAATCAGCATCAAATTAAAATGCTCTTTGAAATCGCGCAGCTGTTTGTACCAAATGCTCGAACTTCCCCCTGCGCCGTGAATAAACACAACCCAGTCTTTTTCGGGAGATAAAACAAAGGTTTTATAATGTAGTGCCGACATGTGTTTTTGACCCATCTATCCTCATTTCTCTGCGCCTTGAATATACAAACAAAATTTCCTTCAAGGTTTTGAAAGTTTTCGTTACGGTTTTTTTGGCAAAGGAACTTCTCAAGAATTGACTACGTTAGATGTTAAAAAAGGAAAGTTCACTTATGATTATGGCAACATTTTTGAAATCCCTCAAATGGTATCACGGTATTATTTTTTATATCGCGATTAACCTTCTATCCGGCGGAAGATTAGCAACTCGAGAATATCTTGATACGGTGGGAAGACCCCCTTTTATGCCACCGGATTGGGCTTTTGCTCCGGTATGGATTACCCTTCAAATCTTCATGATTATTGCCGGATTTAAACTTATCCAAGTCCTAACTGAGGAAACTCGCGGAGAATCTCTTTTAATCAGTTACTCTCTTCTTTGGGCATTTTTTTCAATGTTCAGTTGGTTTTATTTTGGGCTTCACAGTCCTATCCTTGGGTTTCTGACAACATTCGGAATGTTTTTGAATAATGTCTTTAATTTATCCTCCGGCTTTCAATTAAAGAATAAAGCATTTGCTTGGCTTCTTACACCGCTGATGGTTTGGCTCACAATCGCTTCCGCCATCGCGGGATGGCAGATGCTTTACACGCCTGATGAGCTTTTTGGAACCTCAGCTTTTTTGAATTAAATAATGGTTGCGGTTGCATTTATTCTTATCGTTCTTGTTGCCTTGCTTCACGCCTATTTTTTGGTTCTTGAAATGTTTCTTTGGGAGACCGTAGGAAAACGAACATTCAAAGGGTCAATGCCCGATGAAATGTTTGCATCAACGAAAACACTGGCTGCAAATCAGGGATTGTATAACGGGTTTCTCTCACTTGGACTATTTTGGAGTCTCTGGATTTCAGATCCGATTTGGAAGTGGAATGTTGCACTATTTTTTTTAGGGTGCGTAACCTTAGCGGGAATCTATGGGGCGTATTCGGTATCTCGTAAAATATTCTTCGTTCAAGCACTCCCGGCAATCCTCGGAATTCTTGCAATCCTTTTGGCATCTCGTTAAAAGAAGAATCGGCAAGA is part of the Chloroherpetonaceae bacterium genome and harbors:
- a CDS encoding alpha/beta hydrolase, which translates into the protein MSALHYKTFVLSPEKDWVVFIHGAGGSSSIWYKQLRDFKEHFNLMLIDLRGHGRSSHLAFGTSAKANYTFDEIAKEIIETLNDAGIFKAHFIGISLGTIIIRSIGEIDPNRVQSMILGGAITRLNVRSKLLIFSGHLVKRFIPYMWLYSLFAWIIMPRKRHKESRLMFINEAKKLCQKEFIKWFKLTNEANPLLRYFKEKELPIPTLYLMGEEDYMFLPPVQAIVRRHSYSKLQIVHNSGHVCNVDQPEIFNHYALNFLNAHRLNTVQPFENHHQQ
- a CDS encoding TspO/MBR family protein, encoding MLKKESSLMIMATFLKSLKWYHGIIFYIAINLLSGGRLATREYLDTVGRPPFMPPDWAFAPVWITLQIFMIIAGFKLIQVLTEETRGESLLISYSLLWAFFSMFSWFYFGLHSPILGFLTTFGMFLNNVFNLSSGFQLKNKAFAWLLTPLMVWLTIASAIAGWQMLYTPDELFGTSAFLN
- a CDS encoding DUF1304 domain-containing protein, translating into MVAVAFILIVLVALLHAYFLVLEMFLWETVGKRTFKGSMPDEMFASTKTLAANQGLYNGFLSLGLFWSLWISDPIWKWNVALFFLGCVTLAGIYGAYSVSRKIFFVQALPAILGILAILLASR